CCACCGGATTACGAGGAAGCACAATGGGTTAAATTCGATGACCTCCAGATCGAAAATCGAGTCAGTTATGTGGAAGATATCAGGTCAGCATTGAAGGAGGAAATGCCTTATCTTCTGTTCTATCAGATCATGCCGATGGTCGAAGTCTCGCCTCCGTCTGTGgacgagacagagacagaacCGCCTTCCTACAACGATTCGAAAATCAGCATTGAGTTGCCTCCTACTCCTTCGCAAAGCAACCGATTGGGTAGTCTGGAGGGGGGCTATTTTGATAGTACACCAACCTTGGAGAACTCACAACTTTTGTCTAGTAAACCACCAAGTATTCGCCTCTCTATGGACGGcgaaaggccaagaagaagcgaagaTATCGACCGAAACCCAGGGTCTCTAACTGGGGACTCGCGGCGTCCCAGCGCTGTTTGGACGGATTCGACCATACATACCCCCAACTCCCACTCTCCAGCTGTTACGCCTAACGAAGaatcgacagcatcaaggttgTCACGCGCAGCATCTAGATTCACATTGGTTAACAGAAGTCGGCCCAGTAGCCAGAATGGAGAAAATCGCATTAGTTTCTCGATGAGCCGACTGGGCGGTCTCATGCGGCCTAGCAAAGAGCCCTTGGCGGAGCCCAAAGATGAACCCAATGGCATTGGCATGTCTTCTGGCAACTCCACGGGCGTCTTGACGGCAGAGATATCTAAAGAGTCGAAGGAATCAAAGGATGCCGTGGATGGGACAGAGCAGCTGGCCGAACCAGAACCCgaacagcatcaccatcgtcaCCATGGCCATAAACATGGACATAAGAGGGTCAAGTCCAAAGACAAGGTTAAGAATAAGAGCGGCGACCAACCTGAACGTGAATGCATAGTGATGTAACAGTCATCCTGCTACGTCATTACGATAACCACGTTACGGGAGAAAGAATGCAATTAGATTATACTTCACATACTTACGACCGTTCTGGTGTTTGGACATGCATAGCTATAGGAGTCTTGATTTACAAGGAGGAACTGGCACGGGTTtaaaaagatgaagagggatGGGGTAACGCAGCGACTTTGTTGTTAGTATGACGTTGGACATCAGGCTACGCAGAGATGGTCTTGTGATATTGGTACCCTATGAGgacctctttttttttcgtATTGGTTTCTCAAAAGAAAAAGTGAACAGAACTTTGGTAATTAGCAAGGCGTTTTTGGGCGGTTGAGACAATTTTTGTCACAAGGCTAACTTTCGGAGCTTGGGGGGTACTTTGAACACGATACACGCGAGTATGAGATAATGAGACACAAGAATCGAGGTTGACACCGCACGCTAGAGGCGAGAAAGCTTCCAAGTGCTTTCATGTGACAAAATATTCCATGATAACGTCTACCATTGGTGCGGAAGGACATTGTGCGAAAATGAGTCAACCCAATTCGTGGCCATTTCTCGCTTACAACCCCATGAGAAGACGAAAGACATAGCTTCAAGTTTGTCTATTTCCTTGTACACATATACATGAGCAGGGAGGCCATCCCTTCGTAGCTTGCCCTGATACTCACTAGCTCATCCAGACCCATCAACACGTCGAACTAAAACAACCGCAGCCGCCATGAGcgccgagatgaagagttcGTTCAAAACTATTTAAAAACAATAACAGTGCGATGACCGGCTTTTCGTCCCTCCGTAATGTGCGTTACAGGAAATTCATACACATGACCAGGACGACGCAAGTCCACGACAATAATATACACAGATACCTAACTTCCAAGCACATAGGAGTTGGACCGGGACCTAATGCTGGCCAGGCCACATAAGCACGAGGTCTCCCTCGGGTTCGGAAGTCATGGTATCACCAGAGACGAAATGGACGACTAATAAGACATCGAGTGTGGTGAGAAGGGTTTGGGGTGAGGTCGAAACTTCGTCCTGGCCTGCTCACAGTTGAGCGATCATTAAGATATATCACTCATTTGAGCGGGGAGTGCCGCGTCGTCGCGGATTTTCGAGGAGTTTAAGCTCGGGGCTTAAAAGGGAATGTTAGGGGGAGGCTGGGAGCCAAGAGACtcctgttgttcttgaagctcctcaGGGGCTGCCTCAATGGAGACACCCAACCCAATCTTAGCTTGATGCTGGAGTAGTTGTCAGTACATCGTCGAAtggatggggatgagggCACAAACCGTGAAGTGATCAATATCAGCAGCAAATGTCATCATCACGGGCGGTGCGACACGCTTTTCCAGAACGCAGCTAAGCTTGCCCTTGGAGTCCACCTGAGCTCGGAAAGTAGACATGCGGAAATCATACTTGGCACCAATAGTGGTGACGCCCTCCTTCTGAAGGCCACCGCCCATGAGACCACCGGCAGAGGGAACGAGACCGAGGCTCAAATCAACACCGGCCTGAACCTTGTCCGAGAGTCGTCGCCAGTAAGAGGTGTTGAGGGTGCCCATagcagcttgaagctgagcgGTAGCGATCCAGTCTGCGGACTTGTACCGGGCAGCATAGGAGACAGCGCACTCGGGACCTTGGGTGAGAGCAGGTCGCTGCCAGAGAGTTTCAAGACCCAGGGCAAGCTTAGGAGTAACAGACTGGAGGTAGCTTCCAATATAGATGCCAGTCACACCACCCTCAAGATAAGAAGGgttcagcatcttcagggaTGCGCTGAAATCGTTGCCAGTATACTCGTGCTCGAACTGCGCCATATCCTGACCACCAGGAGAAATCGAGATCTGGGACTTGGAAACAAATTTGTCGGACCATCTCCAGTTGAATCGACCGGAGAGAGAACCCTCGTTATCCATATTACCTTGGCAGAAGACCTGTCGATGA
This region of Fusarium verticillioides 7600 chromosome 3, whole genome shotgun sequence genomic DNA includes:
- a CDS encoding mitochondrial import receptor subunit TOM40 encodes the protein MASAAALDPVKTALLSNPIASVLGDALNSFNERRAKLGLSNPGTIESLAKEVQRDVFLNNYMFTGMRADLTKIFSMAPLFQVSHQFAMGERINPYTFAAMYGTGKVFCQGNMDNEGSLSGRFNWRWSDKFVSKSQISISPGGQDMAQFEHEYTGNDFSASLKMLNPSYLEGGVTGIYIGSYLQSVTPKLALGLETLWQRPALTQGPECAVSYAARYKSADWIATAQLQAAMGTLNTSYWRRLSDKVQAGVDLSLGLVPSAGGLMGGGLQKEGVTTIGAKYDFRMSTFRAQVDSKGKLSCVLEKRVAPPVMMTFAADIDHFTHQAKIGLGVSIEAAPEELQEQQESLGSQPPPNIPF